In Massilia sp. METH4, the genomic window ATCGCGATCGCGAGATCATGATGAAGCTGTACGGCGATACGGCTGCGCGATTCAATCTTGTCGTCTATGCCTTATGCCTGATGCCGAATCACTTTCACTTCTTGCTGGAAACCCCCGATGCCAATATTTCGAGGGCGATGCAATACCTGAAAGGCAACTACGCCCAGAAGTTCAATTGGCGTCATGGATTGACTGGCCATGTTTTCCAGGGGCGATTCTTCACGGAGCTAGTCGACCATCAGGAACAATTGCTCGAACTGCTGCGCTACGTTGTTTTGAATCCCATCCGCGCCCGCCTGGTCAGGCATGCCGACGATTGGCATTGGAGCACACATCTGCACACCAGCGGCAAATTGCAAAAGCCAGCGTGGCTGAACAGCGATTGGGTCCTCGATCAATTTCCTGGCTCGACAAGACAAGACCGTATTCGCGCATACCGTGAATTTGTAGATGCCGGCGACAAACAACGTCCGCCTTCTCGCTACGGCGGGAAGCGATATGTCAGCATCGATGCTGCCTACATGGAGATACCGCTCCTTGAACAACTGGAGCGCCAGCATGCTTGCCGCGATGCTGCTGTCGTGGCAGCCTGGGCTTGCCGCGGATATACGCGCGATCAGATTGCGCGGCATTTCAATCTATCGACCAGGACGGTTAGCAGGATCATCGCCGCCGCCTCGTCGAATCGTTAGCTCCTTCATTGCTTCCTGTACACAGCGGACCGGCTGAGCTCGTGTCACTGGGGTCTGACCCTACGAGACACGAACTCGGCACTAATTGCTGTCGAGCCCGTGTCACTGGGGTCTGACCCTACGAGATACGAACTCGGCATTAATTGCTGTCGAGTCCGTGTCACTGGGGTCTGACCCCACGAGACACGAGCTCAGCCTCAGGCGCGCAGGGCTGGTCTATACTTCCCCAACAAGGGAGGATCCATGCAGGAATTCCGCTTCAAGGTCTTCGGCAAGCTCGTCGCGGTCACTGGCCGCCCGGGTGCCCGGCAGGTGTTCTATCTCGGTCCGGAGGGCAAGCGCCGGCCAGCCGATTTCGTTGTGCCGGCATACGTGGCCGATGACGAGCTGGCCGAGTATCTCGGCGACCTGTTCCACGAGGAGGCGACGCCGCGCTACAACTCGGTCGAGCGGCTGGACTAAGGGCTCGCTCCCGACACACCTACCGCCGCAGCGCCAGGTCGACCACCAGCGCCACCAGCAACAGCAGCGACACGCCTTTCCAGAATGCCACGGGACTGCGTTCGATCAGCGGTGGCCGCGTGCGGTCGAGGAAGGCGCGGTTCGGCTGGTGCAGGTCGAAGACGAATTCGTCGACGTCTTCGTAGCGCTTGGACGGGTCGATTGAAACCGCCTTCTCCAGCGCCGCGTCGACCCACGCCGGCAGCGATGGATCGTGTTCGCGCGCCGGGGTATAGACCAGCTTGCGCTGGGCGGCGCGGGTCTTCGCCTGCGGGATGCGCACGTCGTATGGCAGGTGCCCCGTGAGCATGTGGTACGCGAGAACGCCCAGCGAGAACACGTCGGAACGCACGGTGCCCGGCTCGCCGAGGAAGTATTCGGGGGCTGCGAACAGCGCCGCGCCGGCCGGCGCGCCGGACGCGCTGTCGCACACCGGCCCCATCTCCCGCACGCCCGCCACGCTGGCCGAGCCGAAGTCGATGATCTTCGCGGTACCGGTACGGTCGACCATCACGTTCTCGGGGCGGATATCCTGGTGCAGCATCTCCAGGCGGTGGAAGGCGCGCAAGCCCTTCGCCACCTGCCCGACGATGCCCCGCGCGGCGTCCAGGTCCGGCTTGCCGCGGTCGCGCAGCCACTGGGCCAGGGTCACGCCCTCGAGGTATTCGGTCACCAGGTAGACATAGCTGCGCGGGCGCTCGTGCACCACCGGCTCGACCACGTGCGGGCTGACGATGCGCCGCGCGATCCACTCTTCCATCAGGAAGCGTTCCAGGTACGCCGGGTCGTCGCGCAGGTCGATCGACGGCGTCTTGATCGCCACGCTCTCGCCGCTGGCCAGGTCGAGCGCCAGGTAGAGGTGACTGCGGCTGCTGCCGTGCAGCGCGCGCATGATGCGGTAGCCGTCGAATTCGCTGCGCGGTTCGAATTGCGGAGGAAAGGGCAGCTCCGCCATCTGCTGCAGCAGTTCGCCCGCCTCGTGCGCCTGCAGCGTTTCCACGCGCACCAGCTGCACCGTCAGGTTGTCGTCGCTGCCATTGGCGAGGGCGCGGTCCACGAGCAGCCGCGCGGCCTCGTTCAAGTCGGCGGCGGCCGCCAGCGCTTCGCGCACCTCGGTCCCCGACACGTGTTCATGCACGCCGTCGCTGGCCAGCATGAACAGGTCGCCCGGCGCCAGGCCGACCTTGCGGTAGTCGATCTCCAGGTGGGCATCGACGCCCAATGCCCGCGCCAGGTAGCTCTGGCCCGGCGATACCCAAACGCGGTGGTCCGTGGTCAAGGGTTCCAGCGTACCGTCGGGGTGCACGCGGCAGATGCGCGTATCGCCCACGTGGAACAGGTGCGCCGTGTTCGACTTGATCACCATTGCCGACAGCGTGCACACATAGCCGCGGTCCTTGTCGTAGCGGCCCTGCCCCTGTTGGGTCTGCGCATACAGCCAGGAGTTGGTGGCCGCCAGCACGCGCTCCACCGAGGTCTTCACCGACCAGGCGTCCGAAGTGCAGTAGTAATCCTCGAGGAAGGCCGCCACCGCCGTTTCGCTGGCGATGTGGCTCACGTCGCTGCTGCCGATGCCGTCGGACACCGCCAGCGCGGCGCCTTTCACGGACAGCTGCGGCTCGCGCGGCACGCAGTTGCCGTGGAAGTCCTGGTTGATGCTCTTGCGGCCCGGGTCCGTGTGCTGGCCGATGGACAGCGTCAGTCGGGCCGCCATGCTCGATCAGTTGAATTTACGCTTGGCGCCCGTGCGCACGTGCGTCGAGTACAGCGTCAGCCCCGTGAACGCCAGGCCGCCCACGAGGTTGCCCAGCACGGTCGGGATCTCGTTCCAGATCAGGTAATCCATGATCGTGAAATTCCCGCCCATCATCATGCCGAACGGGAACAGGAACATGTTCACCACCGAGTGCTCGAAGGCCATGAAGAAGAACAGCATGATCGGCATCCACATCGCCAGCACCTTGCCGCCCACGGTGGTGGAGACCATCGCGCCGACGACGCCCATCGACACCATCCAGTTGCACAGCATGCCGCGGATGAACAGCGTGAGCATGCCCGCGGCGCCGTAGGCGGCGTAGCCGGTGGTACGGTTCTCGCCGATGTGCGCCACGGTCTGCGCGATCTTGCCGCCGTCGGTGTTGAAGCCGTACGTGAACATATAGGCCATCAGCACCGCCACCGTGAAGGCACCGAGGAAGTTGCCGACGAAGACCACGCCCCAGTGCTTGAGGATGCGCGGAATGGTCACGCCCGGGCGGCGGTCGATCCAGGCCAGCGGCGTGAGCACGAACACGCCCGTCAGCAGGTCGAAGCCCATCAGGTACAGCATGCAGAAGCCCACCGGGAACAGCATCGCGCCCACCAGTGGAATGCCGGTGGCGACCGTGCAGCTGACGGCGAACACCGCCGCCAGCGCCAGGATCGCGCCGGCCATGTAGGCACGGATCAGCGCGTCGCGCGTGGCCATGTAGATTTTCGATTCGCCCGCGTCCACCATCTTGGTCACGAATTCCGAAGGCACCAGGTACGCCATGTGTTTTCCCCTTGTATGTTTTGAACGAAGAGCTGTGCGCTCTTTATTTGAGGAAGAGCAAGAAGCGGGCCTGCCACCGCGACAGTGGCAGCTCATGCATACGGATGCACGGCCGTGGCACGCCGCGCCATGCGATGGTGCGCCGCTGCACCAGCCGGGGTCGCCGTGCACGATCGCCGGGCAGCCATCGAATAGAGTTGTTTCGGCGCCCGCCGGCCGGCGGGCCATCGTGGTGCGCGCGCTCAGGCAGCCGCGGCATCGGCCACATTGCGTGGCAGCGTGATCACCACGGTCGTGCCGCTGCCCGGTGCGGATTCGACACGGATGGTGCCCTTCAGTACGCCGGTCACCATGTTGTAGACGATGTTCATGCCCAGTCCCGAGCCGCCCTGCCCCATCTTGGTGGTGAAGAACGGATCGTAGATCTGGTGCAGCGTGCGCCCGCTCATGCCCACGCCATCGTCGGTGAAGCGCAGTTCGGCCATGTCCTCGCCCACCGCGCGCGCGGCGATCGTGATCGTGCCCTGCGGCCGGCCGTCGAACGCGTGCAGCAGCGCGTTGTTGATCAGGTTGCTGAGCACCTGGCTC contains:
- a CDS encoding formate/nitrite transporter family protein, producing MAYLVPSEFVTKMVDAGESKIYMATRDALIRAYMAGAILALAAVFAVSCTVATGIPLVGAMLFPVGFCMLYLMGFDLLTGVFVLTPLAWIDRRPGVTIPRILKHWGVVFVGNFLGAFTVAVLMAYMFTYGFNTDGGKIAQTVAHIGENRTTGYAAYGAAGMLTLFIRGMLCNWMVSMGVVGAMVSTTVGGKVLAMWMPIMLFFFMAFEHSVVNMFLFPFGMMMGGNFTIMDYLIWNEIPTVLGNLVGGLAFTGLTLYSTHVRTGAKRKFN
- a CDS encoding transposase, whose product is MSRQKRIQFPGAIYHVTSRGNRRATIFVDDRDREIMMKLYGDTAARFNLVVYALCLMPNHFHFLLETPDANISRAMQYLKGNYAQKFNWRHGLTGHVFQGRFFTELVDHQEQLLELLRYVVLNPIRARLVRHADDWHWSTHLHTSGKLQKPAWLNSDWVLDQFPGSTRQDRIRAYREFVDAGDKQRPPSRYGGKRYVSIDAAYMEIPLLEQLERQHACRDAAVVAAWACRGYTRDQIARHFNLSTRTVSRIIAAASSNR
- a CDS encoding bifunctional protein-serine/threonine kinase/phosphatase, with protein sequence MAARLTLSIGQHTDPGRKSINQDFHGNCVPREPQLSVKGAALAVSDGIGSSDVSHIASETAVAAFLEDYYCTSDAWSVKTSVERVLAATNSWLYAQTQQGQGRYDKDRGYVCTLSAMVIKSNTAHLFHVGDTRICRVHPDGTLEPLTTDHRVWVSPGQSYLARALGVDAHLEIDYRKVGLAPGDLFMLASDGVHEHVSGTEVREALAAAADLNEAARLLVDRALANGSDDNLTVQLVRVETLQAHEAGELLQQMAELPFPPQFEPRSEFDGYRIMRALHGSSRSHLYLALDLASGESVAIKTPSIDLRDDPAYLERFLMEEWIARRIVSPHVVEPVVHERPRSYVYLVTEYLEGVTLAQWLRDRGKPDLDAARGIVGQVAKGLRAFHRLEMLHQDIRPENVMVDRTGTAKIIDFGSASVAGVREMGPVCDSASGAPAGAALFAAPEYFLGEPGTVRSDVFSLGVLAYHMLTGHLPYDVRIPQAKTRAAQRKLVYTPAREHDPSLPAWVDAALEKAVSIDPSKRYEDVDEFVFDLHQPNRAFLDRTRPPLIERSPVAFWKGVSLLLLVALVVDLALRR